Proteins from one Prevotella sp. E2-28 genomic window:
- a CDS encoding TolC family protein, whose translation MSFIFFFVSLPLCAQKQWTMQECIDYAMQNNITLQKARLSQQSAVEDVKGSKGALLPTVSASANQSLGYRPWQNSGITTVTNGTVNTKVDKTYLNGSYGVNAQWTVWNGNKNTNNVKLSKLSGQQAELEVTETANSIQERIAQLYVQILYLDESVKVSKASLETSKKNEERGKEMVEVGKMSKADLAQLTAQRATDEYNVVDGEAQKANYILQLKQLLELTGDQAFSVAIPQTTDEQALAEIPSLQNVYQQALLTRPEIENSKLAIESSELNVKIAKAGWLPSLSLSGGFSTSTNSLSGSGWGNQMKTNFNSQAGLTLSVPLFDGRQTRTSVNKAKIQRQQAQLNLQDQQKTLYQTIEGYWLDANTNQQRFRAAQTTVESEQQSYDLLSEKFNLGLTNIIELMNGKDKLLQAQQNRLQSKYQTILNQQLLRFYQGDFSTSSITK comes from the coding sequence ATGAGTTTCATCTTCTTTTTTGTGTCTTTGCCTTTATGTGCCCAGAAACAATGGACGATGCAGGAGTGTATTGATTATGCTATGCAGAATAATATAACCTTGCAGAAAGCTCGTCTCTCTCAACAGTCTGCCGTAGAGGATGTTAAAGGCTCAAAAGGTGCGTTACTGCCAACAGTGAGTGCATCGGCAAATCAGAGTTTGGGATATAGACCTTGGCAGAACTCTGGTATTACAACTGTTACGAATGGCACGGTAAATACTAAAGTTGATAAAACGTATCTGAATGGCTCTTATGGCGTAAATGCGCAGTGGACGGTATGGAATGGTAATAAGAACACCAATAACGTAAAATTGAGCAAACTATCTGGTCAACAGGCTGAACTGGAAGTGACTGAGACGGCAAACAGTATTCAGGAACGTATAGCCCAACTCTACGTACAAATACTATATTTGGATGAGAGTGTTAAAGTGAGCAAGGCCAGCTTGGAGACTAGTAAGAAGAACGAAGAGCGTGGAAAAGAAATGGTCGAAGTGGGCAAAATGTCTAAGGCCGACTTGGCCCAACTGACAGCGCAGCGTGCTACAGATGAATATAATGTGGTAGATGGTGAGGCACAGAAAGCTAATTATATATTGCAACTGAAGCAGTTGCTGGAGCTGACGGGCGATCAGGCCTTTAGTGTCGCCATTCCTCAAACCACTGATGAACAGGCTTTGGCTGAGATTCCCTCCTTGCAGAACGTTTATCAGCAGGCTTTATTAACTCGTCCTGAAATAGAGAACTCAAAGTTGGCTATTGAGAGTAGCGAACTGAATGTGAAGATTGCCAAAGCTGGCTGGCTGCCAAGTCTCAGTTTGTCGGGTGGATTCTCTACGAGCACCAACTCCCTTTCTGGAAGCGGTTGGGGTAATCAGATGAAGACCAATTTTAATTCACAGGCGGGGCTAACGCTGAGTGTTCCTTTGTTCGATGGCCGTCAGACCCGTACGTCGGTGAATAAAGCCAAAATTCAGCGCCAGCAGGCTCAACTCAATTTGCAGGATCAGCAGAAAACTCTTTATCAGACTATCGAGGGCTATTGGTTAGATGCTAATACTAACCAACAACGTTTCCGTGCCGCACAGACCACGGTAGAAAGTGAGCAGCAGAGCTATGATTTGTTGTCGGAAAAATTTAACCTGGGACTTACCAATATTATTGAACTGATGAATGGTAAGGATAAATTGCTGCAGGCACAACAGAATCGCTTGCAGTCAAAGTATCAGACTATTCTGAATCAGCAGTTGCTACGTTTTTATCAGGGCGATTTCTCAACATCAAGTATTACGAAATAA
- a CDS encoding efflux RND transporter periplasmic adaptor subunit, whose protein sequence is MNNKKTWAIAIVVIAIVAVAAYLFMGGKKQNTVSFETAKVERTAIKSSITATGTIEPVTSVTVGTQVSGIVSKLYVDYNSVVKKGQVIAELDKTNLTSELKTAQANLSSAQSTLNYEQNNFNRYQTLFNKGLVSADEYETAKLSYLKAKEQVNTSRESVQKAQTNLGYATITSPIDGVVLSKAVEEGQTVAASFNTPELFTIAQDLTDMRVIADIDEADIGGVKEGQRVTFTVDAFPEDHFEGQVTQVRQQATTESNVVTYEVVISAPNNDLKLKPGLTANVTIYTMEKNDVLAVPAKALRFTPNEALLTEQQKVEDCEGDHKVWTKEGETFKAHKVEIGTTNGLLTEIVSGVSEGTDVLVDFTIDGGDAPAQDQQAQNPFMPRPRNNNKNGQQQKK, encoded by the coding sequence ATGAATAACAAAAAAACTTGGGCCATTGCCATAGTTGTCATTGCTATTGTGGCCGTTGCTGCCTATCTCTTCATGGGCGGCAAGAAACAGAATACGGTGTCGTTCGAAACGGCAAAGGTGGAACGCACCGCTATTAAGAGTTCTATTACTGCAACCGGAACTATTGAACCTGTTACTTCTGTTACTGTAGGTACACAGGTTAGTGGAATTGTCTCTAAGCTTTATGTTGATTATAACTCGGTAGTAAAAAAAGGTCAGGTCATTGCTGAACTTGATAAAACCAATTTGACCAGTGAATTGAAGACGGCACAGGCCAACCTATCGTCGGCGCAGAGCACGCTGAACTACGAGCAGAACAATTTCAACCGTTATCAAACCCTTTTCAACAAAGGACTGGTGAGTGCTGATGAGTACGAGACAGCTAAGCTATCGTATCTGAAGGCCAAGGAACAGGTGAATACTTCGCGTGAGAGCGTTCAGAAGGCTCAGACCAATCTGGGCTATGCCACTATTACCAGTCCTATCGATGGTGTGGTATTGTCGAAAGCTGTGGAAGAAGGCCAGACCGTGGCAGCCTCGTTCAACACCCCTGAACTCTTCACTATTGCCCAGGACCTGACCGATATGCGTGTCATTGCCGATATTGACGAGGCAGACATCGGTGGCGTAAAAGAAGGTCAACGTGTGACATTTACGGTTGATGCCTTTCCTGAAGATCATTTCGAAGGACAGGTCACACAGGTACGCCAACAGGCAACAACAGAAAGTAATGTGGTGACCTACGAGGTGGTTATCTCAGCTCCCAACAACGATTTGAAACTGAAACCCGGTCTTACAGCTAATGTTACCATCTATACAATGGAGAAGAACGACGTACTTGCTGTGCCAGCCAAGGCCCTGCGTTTCACTCCCAACGAAGCCCTGCTTACTGAACAGCAGAAGGTAGAGGATTGTGAGGGCGACCACAAGGTGTGGACCAAGGAGGGAGAGACCTTTAAGGCTCACAAGGTAGAGATTGGTACAACCAACGGCTTACTGACAGAGATTGTAAGCGGCGTGAGCGAGGGTACTGATGTGCTTGTTGACTTCACTATTGATGGTGGTGATGCGCCCGCTCAGGACCAGCAGGCTCAGAACCCTTTCATGCCACGACCAAGAAACAATAATAAGAACGGCCAACAACAGAAAAAGTAA
- a CDS encoding ABC transporter ATP-binding protein, with the protein MAENKKVVIELQNVKRYFKVGSETVKALRGVSFKIYEGEFVTIQGTSGSGKSTLLNQLGCLDTPTSGDYFLDGISVREMSKTQRAHLRNRKIGFVFQNYNLLAKTTAVENVELPLMYNPEVSATERRERAIKALQAVGLGDRLDHKSNQMSGGQMQRVAIARALVNEPAVLLADEATGNLDTRTSFEMLVLFQELYRQGHTIIFVTHNPEIAEYSSRNINLRDGKIREDTYNENIKSAAEALAALPVTNDD; encoded by the coding sequence ATGGCAGAGAATAAGAAAGTAGTCATTGAACTGCAGAACGTGAAGCGCTACTTCAAGGTGGGTAGCGAGACGGTGAAGGCTCTTCGCGGTGTCTCGTTCAAAATCTATGAAGGCGAGTTTGTCACGATCCAAGGTACATCTGGCTCGGGCAAGTCAACGCTTCTGAATCAGTTGGGCTGTCTGGACACGCCCACCAGCGGGGACTATTTCCTCGATGGTATTTCTGTGCGTGAGATGTCGAAGACCCAGCGTGCTCATCTGCGTAACCGTAAGATTGGCTTCGTGTTCCAGAACTATAACCTGTTGGCGAAGACCACGGCAGTAGAGAATGTAGAGCTGCCGTTGATGTATAACCCCGAGGTGTCAGCAACTGAACGGCGTGAACGTGCTATCAAAGCTCTGCAGGCCGTGGGACTAGGCGACCGCTTGGATCATAAGTCCAACCAGATGTCGGGTGGTCAGATGCAGCGTGTGGCCATCGCCCGTGCACTAGTCAATGAGCCCGCTGTGTTGCTGGCCGATGAGGCTACGGGTAACCTTGATACACGTACCTCGTTCGAGATGCTGGTACTTTTCCAAGAACTCTATCGTCAGGGCCACACCATTATCTTTGTGACCCACAACCCTGAGATTGCCGAATACAGCAGTCGTAACATCAACTTACGAGATGGCAAAATACGTGAGGATACCTATAATGAGAACATCAAGTCGGCAGCCGAGGCTTTGGCTGCGCTGCCGGTAACTAATGATGACTAA
- a CDS encoding ABC transporter permease: MNFYNLFKISIRAVGNNKMRSFLSMLGIIIGIAAVIIMMSIGQGSKESIRSELSTMGTNLLTIRPGADMRGGVRQDPSAMQTLKMADYERIMREKKFVTKVSPEVTASGQVVYGNNNTTTTIYGESTDYLDIKQWPVEEGDCFTEEDINKASKKVVIGKTIVTELFGEGADPIGKTIRFKSIPMTVVGVLKAKGYNSWGMDQDNVVIAPYTTVMKRIAAQTWFSSIVCSAITEDLSDAAIEELTQMLRDNHKLKGETADDFTIRSQAEMMETMSTTMDMVTLILVVAAAFSLLVAGIGIMNIMLVSVTERTKEIGLRMAVGATGRVISLQFLVESVLISVTGGLLGVMLGCCVSELLPKFGLPSSVPAWSIYVSFLVCVVIGVLAGLLPALKAARMDPIEAIRHE, translated from the coding sequence ATGAATTTCTATAATTTATTTAAGATAAGTATCAGGGCCGTTGGCAATAACAAGATGCGTTCGTTCCTTTCCATGCTGGGTATCATTATCGGTATTGCAGCTGTCATTATCATGATGTCTATTGGACAAGGCTCGAAAGAGAGCATCCGTTCAGAGCTCTCCACAATGGGAACTAACCTTCTTACTATCCGTCCTGGTGCGGATATGCGAGGCGGTGTGCGTCAAGACCCGTCAGCCATGCAAACCCTGAAGATGGCCGACTATGAGCGCATTATGCGCGAGAAGAAATTCGTAACAAAAGTGTCGCCAGAAGTGACAGCCAGTGGTCAGGTGGTCTATGGCAATAATAACACCACAACTACTATTTATGGTGAGTCAACAGACTATCTGGATATCAAGCAATGGCCAGTAGAAGAGGGCGATTGTTTTACTGAAGAAGATATCAACAAGGCGTCCAAGAAAGTGGTGATTGGAAAAACCATTGTTACAGAACTTTTTGGCGAAGGTGCCGACCCCATTGGTAAGACCATCCGCTTTAAGTCAATCCCAATGACTGTTGTAGGCGTACTAAAAGCCAAGGGCTATAACTCATGGGGCATGGATCAGGACAATGTGGTTATTGCTCCCTATACTACTGTGATGAAACGTATTGCTGCCCAGACATGGTTCTCCAGTATTGTTTGTTCGGCTATTACTGAGGATCTCTCAGATGCAGCCATAGAAGAACTTACTCAGATGTTACGTGATAATCACAAACTGAAAGGTGAGACAGCAGATGATTTTACTATTCGTTCACAGGCAGAGATGATGGAGACAATGTCAACAACGATGGACATGGTAACACTCATCCTTGTTGTTGCGGCAGCTTTCTCATTATTGGTTGCAGGTATTGGTATCATGAATATTATGTTGGTATCTGTGACAGAGCGTACAAAGGAAATAGGACTACGTATGGCAGTAGGAGCTACAGGCAGGGTGATTTCGTTGCAGTTCCTCGTTGAATCGGTTCTTATTTCTGTAACAGGCGGATTACTTGGTGTGATGCTGGGGTGCTGTGTAAGTGAACTATTGCCAAAGTTTGGGTTGCCTAGTAGCGTACCAGCCTGGAGTATCTATGTGTCATTTTTAGTATGTGTAGTTATTGGCGTGCTTGCAGGACTCCTTCCTGCCCTCAAAGCCGCTCGTATGGATCCCATAGAAGCGATAAGACATGAGTAA
- a CDS encoding sensor histidine kinase, which yields MSKFFQINKHLAGACHIALWAFLFLSPLTYWRGTGFHVLHYLMTCMQPLFLMIVFYLNYLVLAPKLFVAGKHRYDLLINVVLLTVLGVALHYWMQYTNEVFPIASRIKATAYDTIGTVSYIVRDSLNLAVFAAGATALALARRWVTADQQLKEAEAERAQAELSNMRNQMSPHFLLNTLNNIYALTAIDAEKAQEAIMQLSKMLRHMLYDYQQPTVALKDEVDFIRNYVSLMKIRLPQSVDVSFSVNCSSCDLTVAPFLFISIVENAFKHGVSPTEPSFVHIQIEIDKVFRRVTLDIRNSNFPKTAQDRSGHGIGIIQMRRRLDLLYKDRYVWEHGITDDGNTYYSHIVLNT from the coding sequence ATGAGTAAGTTTTTCCAAATAAACAAACATTTAGCAGGTGCATGCCACATTGCGTTGTGGGCATTTCTTTTCCTGTCGCCCCTGACTTATTGGAGGGGAACGGGGTTCCATGTGTTGCATTATCTGATGACATGTATGCAACCTCTATTCTTGATGATAGTGTTCTATCTCAATTATCTGGTTCTGGCTCCAAAGTTGTTTGTTGCTGGCAAACACCGCTATGACTTGCTAATTAATGTGGTTCTGCTGACGGTGCTAGGTGTTGCTCTGCATTACTGGATGCAATACACCAATGAGGTTTTCCCCATTGCTTCGAGAATAAAGGCTACGGCGTATGATACGATAGGTACGGTCTCGTATATTGTACGTGATAGTCTTAATTTGGCTGTATTTGCTGCTGGTGCTACGGCATTGGCCCTTGCACGTCGTTGGGTTACTGCTGATCAGCAATTGAAAGAGGCAGAGGCTGAACGTGCACAGGCTGAGTTGAGCAATATGCGTAATCAGATGAGTCCTCACTTCCTGCTTAACACGCTGAACAATATCTATGCCCTCACGGCTATTGATGCGGAAAAGGCGCAAGAGGCTATTATGCAATTGTCAAAGATGCTCCGTCACATGCTGTATGATTACCAGCAACCTACAGTGGCGTTGAAGGATGAGGTGGATTTTATCAGAAACTATGTCAGTCTGATGAAGATACGTTTGCCGCAATCTGTTGATGTGTCTTTCTCCGTCAATTGTTCTTCATGTGACCTTACTGTAGCCCCGTTTCTTTTCATCTCTATCGTAGAAAATGCTTTCAAACATGGAGTCAGTCCTACTGAACCTAGTTTCGTGCATATCCAGATAGAGATTGACAAGGTGTTCAGACGGGTGACCCTTGATATCCGTAATTCAAATTTCCCCAAAACGGCGCAGGACCGTAGCGGACATGGTATAGGAATCATTCAAATGCGACGCCGACTTGATTTGTTGTACAAGGATCGCTATGTATGGGAACATGGAATTACCGATGATGGAAATACTTATTATTCGCATATAGTTTTAAATACATAA
- a CDS encoding LytTR family DNA-binding domain-containing protein, with product MMLSCAIIDDEPLAAGLLEGYVNKTPYLELKGTYNSAVTAMRDLRDNPVQLLFLDIQMPELSGIEFAKILPRDTKIIFTTAFSQYAIEGFRVNALDYLLKPISYQDFLKSTDKALDWFSVQKKQDAYLRDRFLFIKSDYKLLRIDLDDILYIEGLKDYVRFYLTSGEKIMSLMSMKRLEDYLPHPEFLRTHRSYIVHMPKVHSVDRLRIVFGDQYIPVSDNYKEEVMTYLEQHTLV from the coding sequence ATGATGTTATCTTGTGCTATTATAGATGACGAACCGCTAGCTGCAGGTCTGCTGGAAGGTTATGTGAATAAAACGCCCTATCTGGAACTGAAGGGCACGTACAATAGTGCTGTTACAGCGATGCGCGACCTGCGTGATAATCCTGTTCAGCTCTTGTTCTTGGATATACAGATGCCAGAGTTGAGTGGAATAGAGTTTGCCAAGATTTTGCCGCGTGATACGAAGATAATCTTCACTACCGCTTTTTCGCAATACGCTATTGAGGGTTTCCGTGTTAATGCGCTCGATTATCTGCTGAAACCTATTAGCTATCAGGATTTTCTGAAATCAACAGATAAAGCCCTTGATTGGTTCTCTGTGCAAAAGAAACAAGATGCTTACTTACGTGACCGTTTCTTGTTTATTAAGAGTGATTATAAATTATTGCGCATTGATCTGGATGATATCCTTTATATTGAGGGACTCAAGGATTATGTTCGCTTCTATCTCACTTCGGGCGAGAAAATTATGTCTCTCATGTCTATGAAACGCCTTGAGGATTATCTGCCACATCCAGAGTTCCTGCGTACTCATAGAAGTTATATTGTGCATATGCCTAAAGTTCATTCTGTAGACCGCTTGCGTATTGTTTTTGGCGACCAGTACATCCCTGTATCTGACAACTACAAAGAAGAGGTGATGACTTATTTGGAACAGCATACGTTGGTGTAA
- a CDS encoding class II fructose-bisphosphate aldolase, producing the protein MVNYKDLGLVNTREMFKRAVAGGYAIPAFNFNTMEQMQAIVMAAVETKSPVIMQVSKGARNYANGTILRNLAKGAVEYAKELGCEHPEIVLHLDHGDTFELCKDCIDNGFSSVMIDGSSLPYEENIALAKKVVDYAHQFDVTVEAELGVLAGVEDEVSAAESHYTKPEEVIDFSTRTGCDSLAISIGTSHGAHKFTPEQCTLVNGVLVPPPLAFDILAEIEKKLPGFPIVLHGSSSVPMEEVNTINKYGGKLEAAIGIPEEQLRKAAKSAVCKINIDSDSRLAMTAAIRKHLAEHPGDFDPRQYLKPARENMKKMYIHKIVNVLGSDGKLAQC; encoded by the coding sequence ATGGTAAATTACAAGGATTTGGGTCTCGTAAATACCCGCGAGATGTTCAAGAGAGCAGTGGCTGGTGGCTATGCTATCCCCGCTTTCAACTTCAACACAATGGAGCAGATGCAGGCTATCGTTATGGCTGCTGTGGAGACAAAGTCACCTGTTATCATGCAGGTTTCAAAGGGTGCCCGTAACTATGCTAACGGCACTATCCTCCGCAACCTTGCCAAGGGTGCCGTAGAGTATGCCAAGGAGCTCGGCTGCGAGCATCCCGAGATTGTGCTGCACCTCGACCACGGTGATACCTTCGAACTCTGTAAGGACTGTATCGACAACGGTTTCTCTTCAGTGATGATCGACGGTTCTTCACTCCCATACGAGGAGAATATCGCACTGGCAAAGAAAGTTGTTGACTACGCACATCAGTTCGACGTAACCGTTGAGGCTGAGCTTGGCGTGCTGGCCGGTGTTGAGGATGAGGTATCAGCTGCTGAGTCACACTACACCAAGCCCGAAGAGGTTATCGACTTCTCTACCCGCACAGGTTGCGACTCTCTGGCAATCTCTATCGGTACTTCTCACGGTGCTCACAAGTTCACTCCTGAGCAGTGTACACTGGTGAACGGCGTGCTGGTTCCACCCCCATTGGCATTCGACATCCTCGCTGAGATTGAGAAGAAGCTCCCCGGATTCCCCATCGTGCTCCACGGTTCTTCTTCAGTTCCTATGGAAGAGGTTAACACTATCAACAAGTACGGCGGTAAGCTCGAGGCAGCTATCGGTATTCCCGAGGAGCAGCTCCGCAAGGCTGCAAAGAGCGCTGTTTGCAAGATCAACATCGACTCTGACAGCCGTCTGGCCATGACTGCTGCTATCCGTAAGCACCTGGCTGAGCATCCTGGAGACTTCGATCCTCGTCAGTACCTGAAGCCCGCTCGTGAGAACATGAAGAAGATGTACATCCACAAGATTGTGAACGTACTCGGTTCTGACGGCAAGCTCGCTCAGTGCTAA
- a CDS encoding phosphorylcholine transferase LicD: MKKIVDICELRQIQMGILDEVHRFCEAHGLRYFLSSGTLIGAVRHKGYIPWDDDIDIYMPRKDYEQFLKMFTDKEGTYRVINPATEPHYYYTFAKVVDQRTRMVEKETEGYEIGVYMDIFPVDFVSDNLQERERIFKQKKLLYKIRRCKISQSNPLQSKLAYLVYKHWPLSVKQIEKRIRRLIVLDHPTSTVCNMTEAGPCIKGCFPAEDLASTVDIEFEGRQYKTMVGYKDYLERTYGDYMTLPPVEQRVTHKFEAYWK; this comes from the coding sequence ATGAAGAAAATTGTAGATATTTGTGAATTGCGCCAGATTCAGATGGGAATCCTTGATGAAGTGCATCGCTTCTGCGAGGCTCACGGCCTACGTTATTTTCTTTCTAGTGGTACGCTGATCGGTGCTGTGCGTCATAAGGGATATATCCCTTGGGACGATGATATTGATATCTATATGCCTCGTAAGGACTATGAACAGTTCTTGAAGATGTTCACTGACAAAGAGGGAACCTATCGCGTTATCAATCCTGCTACAGAGCCGCATTATTACTATACTTTTGCCAAGGTGGTAGATCAGCGTACCCGCATGGTGGAAAAGGAGACTGAAGGCTATGAGATAGGTGTCTACATGGATATTTTCCCTGTGGATTTCGTGTCAGACAACCTGCAGGAGCGTGAACGTATCTTCAAACAAAAGAAATTGCTCTATAAGATTCGTCGTTGCAAAATCTCACAGAGTAATCCCCTGCAGTCCAAATTGGCTTATCTGGTGTATAAGCATTGGCCGCTATCAGTAAAGCAGATAGAAAAAAGAATAAGACGGCTTATCGTTTTGGATCATCCTACATCAACTGTATGCAATATGACGGAAGCTGGTCCTTGTATCAAAGGTTGTTTCCCTGCAGAGGATCTGGCTTCGACTGTGGATATTGAATTTGAAGGCAGACAGTACAAGACTATGGTGGGTTACAAGGATTATCTGGAACGTACTTATGGCGACTACATGACGCTTCCCCCTGTAGAGCAACGAGTTACTCACAAGTTCGAAGCATATTGGAAATAG